One window of the Desulforhopalus sp. genome contains the following:
- the hisD gene encoding histidinol dehydrogenase, whose product MLITAITLSSPEGASLVQRLQNRFQPVDGSCREVVEAILQDVRAQKDDAVVAYGRKYDAPELTVRQLRVSPQEMEEAYDLVEADFRQSLAIAIQRIQSFHEREMEDSWLQTRPDGTIVGRLVRPVDSAGLYVPGGKGGSTPLVSSVLMNGIPAGIAGVEKRVMVTPPDKDGKINPHLLVAAQEIGVTEIYKAGSAWAIGALAFGTETIPRVDVIVGPGNQFVAEAKRQVSGMVRIDMIAGPSEVLIIADASASAANVAADMLAQAEHDPLALAILVTTHQALAKDVVAELERQLPLLSREDIARNALVDRGVILIADDLKTAIDLANSIAIEHLELMIADPWAQIPHIRHAGAIFLGANTPEAAGDYIAGPNHVLPTMGTARFASALGVETFLKKSSIISYSAQGLAADAEHIMRLAELEGLSAHAASVAVRVRE is encoded by the coding sequence ATGTTGATTACCGCGATTACCCTGAGCAGTCCGGAAGGCGCCAGTCTTGTCCAAAGGCTCCAGAACCGTTTTCAGCCGGTGGACGGCTCCTGCCGTGAGGTGGTCGAGGCTATTCTTCAGGATGTACGAGCACAAAAGGATGACGCTGTTGTTGCTTATGGCCGGAAATACGATGCGCCGGAGCTGACCGTCCGCCAGTTACGGGTCAGCCCGCAGGAGATGGAGGAGGCGTACGACCTCGTTGAAGCCGATTTCCGGCAAAGTCTTGCCATCGCTATCCAACGAATCCAATCCTTTCACGAAAGGGAGATGGAAGATTCCTGGCTGCAGACCCGGCCAGACGGCACAATCGTCGGCCGACTGGTGCGACCCGTTGATTCCGCCGGTCTCTATGTTCCGGGCGGCAAGGGAGGATCAACACCGCTGGTGTCCTCGGTCCTGATGAACGGCATTCCAGCTGGTATCGCCGGAGTAGAGAAGCGGGTGATGGTCACCCCGCCGGACAAGGATGGTAAGATCAACCCACACCTTCTCGTTGCCGCCCAGGAAATTGGGGTCACGGAAATTTACAAGGCCGGGTCGGCCTGGGCGATTGGGGCATTGGCATTTGGTACCGAGACCATCCCGCGGGTAGACGTCATCGTCGGTCCCGGCAACCAATTTGTTGCCGAGGCCAAGAGGCAGGTGTCGGGAATGGTACGGATCGACATGATCGCCGGTCCATCGGAGGTGTTGATCATCGCCGATGCCTCCGCCTCTGCCGCAAACGTTGCAGCCGATATGCTCGCCCAGGCGGAGCACGATCCACTGGCCCTGGCCATCCTCGTTACCACCCATCAAGCCTTGGCGAAAGATGTGGTGGCCGAACTGGAGCGACAACTCCCCCTCCTTTCCCGTGAGGATATAGCCCGAAACGCGCTTGTTGACCGGGGGGTTATTCTCATTGCCGATGACCTTAAAACGGCGATCGACCTGGCCAATAGTATCGCCATTGAGCACCTGGAATTAATGATTGCCGATCCCTGGGCGCAGATCCCCCATATCCGCCATGCCGGGGCGATATTTCTTGGCGCCAATACCCCGGAGGCAGCCGGTGATTATATCGCCGGGCCAAATCATGTCCTGCCGACCATGGGCACTGCGCGGTTTGCCTCGGCACTCGGGGTTGAAACCTTTTTGAAAAAAAGCTCGATCATCAGCTACTCGGCCCAGGGACTTGCCGCGGACGCAGAACACATCATGCGTTTGGCCGAGCTTGAAGGGCTTTCCGCCCATGCCGCCTCGGTTGCTGTAAGGGTTAGGGAATGA
- a CDS encoding HDIG domain-containing protein: MSKALPSIARCLSLFDEYEMLDNIRAHSILVAQVATSLIDALAAAGKCPGPLPNRQEAMAGALLHDIAKTMCIKTGCHHAEVGQQICLELGYPEISEIVAEHVVLKNFPVDLYQGGVFTAKEMVFYADKRVLHDQVVPLSSRLDYILKRYGQGNPLKEKFIHLNFQRTVDLEKYLFGFLDFTPDEVGANLIAIQGILPAPTAK, encoded by the coding sequence ATGAGCAAAGCCCTTCCCTCCATCGCAAGATGTCTCAGCCTCTTTGATGAATATGAGATGCTCGACAACATTCGGGCCCACTCGATTCTTGTTGCCCAGGTCGCGACAAGCCTCATCGATGCCCTGGCTGCTGCCGGAAAATGCCCAGGCCCATTGCCCAACCGGCAAGAGGCCATGGCCGGCGCCCTGCTCCACGATATAGCCAAGACCATGTGTATCAAAACCGGCTGTCATCACGCGGAAGTCGGCCAACAGATATGCCTTGAGCTCGGCTACCCGGAAATCAGTGAGATCGTCGCCGAGCATGTAGTTTTAAAAAACTTTCCCGTCGACCTCTACCAAGGCGGGGTTTTTACCGCCAAGGAGATGGTTTTTTATGCCGACAAACGGGTACTGCACGACCAGGTCGTGCCTTTATCCAGTCGCCTTGACTATATCCTCAAACGCTATGGCCAGGGTAATCCTCTGAAAGAAAAATTCATTCATTTGAACTTTCAACGTACCGTCGATCTTGAAAAATACCTGTTCGGTTTTCTCGACTTCACCCCGGACGAGGTGGGAGCCAACCTGATCGCGATACAGGGAATTCTTCCTGCTCCCACAGCTAAATAA
- the rsmG gene encoding 16S rRNA (guanine(527)-N(7))-methyltransferase RsmG, with product MTVDFKARLISGLKDLHLDLPVHSVERLDVYYTELVKWSKKINLIAKDTSAEQIIENHFLDSLTLLPFLAGHGTHLLDIGTGAGFPGLACKAAWPEMAVTLVEPRVKRVSFLGHIVRTLGLRDVTILTCRIEDEAQLPSERAFTHITGRAVTEIGPFLRMVERFAPAGPQVICMKGPRWREELAAAVDLMRTSPFKLGPVVDHVLPFSGAKRSLVVFTSQ from the coding sequence ATGACAGTCGATTTCAAGGCCCGTCTGATTTCAGGCCTCAAGGACTTACATTTGGATTTGCCTGTTCATTCCGTTGAGCGCTTGGATGTTTATTATACGGAACTGGTGAAATGGAGCAAAAAGATCAATCTGATCGCCAAGGACACCAGCGCCGAGCAGATTATCGAGAACCATTTTCTTGATTCTCTGACCCTTTTGCCGTTTTTGGCGGGGCATGGTACACATCTTTTGGATATTGGCACCGGTGCCGGTTTTCCCGGTCTGGCATGTAAGGCAGCTTGGCCGGAAATGGCGGTGACCCTGGTGGAACCGCGGGTCAAGCGGGTGAGTTTTCTCGGGCACATTGTCCGAACCCTCGGACTTAGGGATGTGACAATCCTGACTTGCCGGATTGAAGATGAGGCTCAGCTGCCATCCGAGCGTGCCTTTACCCACATCACCGGCCGGGCGGTGACCGAGATAGGCCCCTTTCTCCGCATGGTCGAACGGTTTGCCCCGGCCGGTCCGCAGGTGATCTGCATGAAGGGACCGAGGTGGCGCGAGGAGTTGGCTGCGGCGGTCGACCTGATGAGAACTTCCCCCTTCAAGCTGGGACCGGTGGTTGATCATGTGTTGCCTTTTTCCGGGGCAAAGCGCAGTCTGGTAGTTTTTACCAGTCAGTGA
- the leuB gene encoding 3-isopropylmalate dehydrogenase — protein MKKIAVLAGDGIGPEVMQEAIKVLDCAQKKFDFQLSYQVADVGGIAIDNHGHALPPSTLSLCEKSDAILFGSVGGPKWEGLPPEQQPERAALLPLRKHFDLFCNFRPAKVFKSLISACPLRPDIVGDGFDVLCVRELTSDIYFGVPKGREGVGEAERAFDTMAYTRGEISRIARMAFAAARQRRGKVTSVDKANVLTTMVLWRQVVIEIAKEFPDVELKHIYVDNATMQLVRDPHQFDVLLCGNMFGDIISDEAAMLTGSMGLLASASLNKDNFGLYEPAGGSAPDIAGKGIANPIAQILSAAMMLRYSFGLSEAAAAIDKAVEATLDKGILTADLTANKAGAVGTAAMGDAIVRALQG, from the coding sequence ATGAAGAAGATCGCAGTTCTGGCCGGAGACGGCATCGGCCCCGAGGTCATGCAGGAGGCCATCAAGGTCCTTGATTGTGCCCAGAAAAAGTTTGATTTCCAGCTTTCCTACCAGGTGGCCGATGTCGGCGGCATTGCCATCGACAACCATGGCCACGCCCTGCCGCCGTCGACCCTGTCGTTGTGCGAGAAAAGTGACGCCATTCTCTTCGGATCGGTCGGCGGACCAAAATGGGAAGGTCTGCCACCAGAGCAGCAGCCGGAGCGGGCAGCCCTTCTGCCGCTGCGCAAACATTTCGACTTGTTCTGCAACTTTCGTCCGGCCAAGGTCTTCAAATCGCTCATCTCTGCCTGCCCCCTGCGCCCGGATATCGTCGGCGACGGCTTTGACGTCCTCTGTGTGCGAGAATTGACTTCGGACATCTATTTCGGGGTGCCGAAAGGCCGTGAGGGGGTTGGCGAGGCGGAGAGGGCCTTTGACACCATGGCCTATACCCGTGGTGAGATCTCTCGTATTGCCAGAATGGCTTTTGCAGCCGCCCGGCAGCGGCGGGGTAAGGTGACCTCGGTCGACAAGGCCAATGTGCTCACCACCATGGTGTTGTGGCGGCAGGTGGTGATTGAAATTGCCAAAGAGTTTCCTGATGTCGAACTGAAACACATCTACGTCGATAACGCCACCATGCAGCTGGTTCGCGATCCCCACCAATTTGATGTACTGCTCTGCGGCAATATGTTCGGCGATATTATCTCCGATGAGGCGGCGATGCTTACCGGTTCCATGGGATTACTCGCCTCCGCCTCACTCAACAAAGACAACTTCGGTTTGTATGAGCCGGCCGGTGGTTCAGCCCCTGATATCGCCGGTAAGGGCATTGCCAACCCCATAGCCCAAATCCTCTCAGCGGCGATGATGCTGCGTTATAGCTTTGGTCTCAGTGAGGCTGCGGCGGCAATAGACAAAGCAGTCGAGGCTACCCTTGATAAAGGAATTCTCACCGCCGACCTCACTGCCAACAAGGCGGGCGCGGTCGGTACTGCTGCAATGGGCGATGCCATAGTGCGGGCATTGCAAGGCTAA
- the hemE gene encoding uroporphyrinogen decarboxylase encodes MNDTFLKACRGEKTSYTPIWMMRQAGRYLPEYQKVRGKVSFLELCKTPELCVEVSLQPVDILGMDAAILFSDILILMEAMGAPLEFHEGRGPIFHTTIRDQAALDRLTVPDADEATGFVMETIRLLRKELRVPLIGFAGAPFTCATYLIEGGSSKVFWETKKLMYQEPQLFHRLMAKITDSTIPYLQAQARAGAQALQLFDSWAGILAPDDFAEFALPYVKQILAALQPCKVPLIYFANNGATLLELSATSGADVLGLDWRIPIGSAIKIVGKKAVQGNLDPFALLLPKDQLREKIKLLLDDAKDAHGHIFNLGHGIHQFTPPEQAKIAVEAVHELSSR; translated from the coding sequence ATGAACGACACCTTTCTCAAAGCATGCCGCGGTGAAAAAACCTCCTACACCCCCATCTGGATGATGCGCCAGGCGGGGCGATATCTCCCGGAATACCAAAAGGTTCGGGGCAAGGTTTCCTTTCTCGAACTCTGCAAAACTCCCGAACTCTGTGTTGAGGTAAGCCTCCAACCGGTGGATATTCTCGGCATGGATGCGGCAATCCTCTTCTCCGATATCCTCATTCTCATGGAGGCGATGGGCGCACCCCTTGAATTTCATGAGGGACGGGGGCCGATTTTCCACACGACCATTCGTGACCAGGCCGCCCTCGACCGACTCACCGTCCCCGATGCCGACGAGGCGACCGGTTTTGTCATGGAGACCATCCGCTTACTGCGCAAGGAACTGCGGGTGCCGCTCATCGGATTTGCCGGAGCCCCTTTTACCTGCGCCACCTACCTGATCGAAGGCGGCTCCTCCAAGGTGTTTTGGGAAACGAAAAAACTGATGTACCAGGAACCACAGCTGTTCCACAGGCTCATGGCCAAAATCACCGACAGCACCATCCCCTATCTGCAGGCCCAGGCGAGAGCCGGGGCCCAGGCCCTGCAGCTGTTTGACAGCTGGGCCGGGATCCTCGCCCCAGACGATTTTGCCGAATTCGCCCTTCCCTACGTCAAACAAATTCTCGCGGCACTACAACCCTGCAAGGTGCCCCTCATTTACTTTGCCAACAATGGCGCGACACTCCTCGAACTTTCGGCCACCTCCGGGGCCGACGTCCTCGGCCTCGACTGGCGCATTCCAATCGGTTCGGCCATTAAGATCGTCGGCAAGAAAGCGGTTCAGGGCAATCTTGACCCCTTTGCCCTCCTTCTGCCGAAAGATCAGCTGCGGGAAAAGATCAAGCTGCTCCTGGACGACGCCAAGGATGCCCATGGCCATATCTTCAATCTCGGCCACGGAATCCATCAATTCACGCCACCGGAGCAGGCAAAAATCGCCGTCGAAGCGGTTCATGAACTCAGCAGCCGCTAA
- a CDS encoding radical SAM protein produces the protein MDFQPKWIAWEITRRCNLKCVHCRSSSELAAIGHPDFSFDQAKAIIDDIASYATPVMVLSGGEPLLRPDVFDIARYGTSKGFRMCLATNGTLVSDAICEEIKAAEIKMVSLSLDGAKAETHDNFRNQLGAFDGTMNAIRLFKKHAIPFLINSSFTVRNRLEIPDIYRLVKSLGATAWYMFMIVPTGRGEEIMDELIPESVYDEILEWHYQVEKEENELLMRPTCAPHYYRIVRQKAKEEGEKFKRRNLQFSTGGSKGCLAGQLICLITVDGDVLPCSYFAKSAGNIMTTPFQTIWEKSELFLQLRDFKGYKDNCGKCEYVGVCGGCRARAYAMTGDYLAQEPFCSYVPRQIP, from the coding sequence ATGGATTTTCAGCCAAAATGGATCGCCTGGGAAATAACCCGCCGCTGCAATCTCAAATGCGTGCACTGCCGCTCCTCATCGGAACTTGCCGCAATAGGCCATCCCGACTTTTCCTTCGACCAGGCCAAGGCAATCATCGACGATATTGCTTCCTACGCCACGCCAGTCATGGTCCTTTCCGGCGGTGAACCCCTGCTTCGTCCTGATGTGTTCGACATCGCCAGATACGGCACCAGCAAAGGCTTTCGCATGTGTCTGGCGACCAACGGCACCTTGGTGAGCGACGCCATCTGCGAGGAGATCAAGGCCGCCGAGATAAAGATGGTCTCCCTCAGCCTCGATGGTGCCAAGGCCGAGACCCACGACAATTTTCGCAATCAACTGGGCGCCTTTGACGGCACCATGAACGCCATCCGGCTTTTTAAAAAACATGCCATCCCCTTCTTAATCAATTCCTCCTTTACCGTCCGTAACCGCCTGGAAATTCCCGACATCTACCGTCTCGTCAAATCCCTCGGCGCGACCGCCTGGTACATGTTTATGATTGTTCCCACCGGCAGAGGCGAAGAGATCATGGACGAACTGATTCCCGAAAGTGTTTACGACGAGATCCTTGAATGGCACTACCAAGTAGAAAAAGAAGAAAACGAATTGCTCATGCGACCGACCTGTGCTCCCCACTACTACCGGATCGTCAGGCAAAAGGCCAAGGAAGAAGGTGAAAAGTTCAAACGTCGAAACCTGCAATTTTCAACCGGCGGCTCTAAAGGCTGTCTGGCCGGCCAGCTCATCTGCCTGATAACCGTCGACGGCGATGTTCTGCCTTGCAGCTATTTTGCCAAATCTGCCGGAAATATCATGACGACGCCTTTTCAAACAATCTGGGAGAAATCTGAACTTTTCCTTCAACTTCGCGATTTCAAAGGGTATAAGGATAATTGTGGAAAGTGCGAATATGTCGGAGTCTGCGGTGGCTGCCGGGCCAGGGCCTACGCAATGACCGGCGACTATCTCGCCCAGGAGCCTTTCTGCAGCTACGTCCCGAGACAAATTCCCTAG